GCTAGGATTGGTTGGCTTGTGAGGATAAGTAGGTGCTCACCAGGTTGTCAAAGAAAGGTAAATGTaggctaagagcaactccaagagtacttcaaaaaattcttccccaaactatgtattgggggttcttccaaaaaaattttttcccaaaaacatatcaatccacatcAAATCGCTAATAATAGCcctcaatattttaaaacagggcACGTCATCGTATTAGGCCCATCGGAAGAgacgcgcgagcgtgcgggaatcaagattgggggaggaatgctaacgctaaaatatacgcggtggtaggctgttttttagcgttgctaaaaaattaggaaaggtttgggtggactgttggagtttgttttttctcttttttcccttaaaaaaGTATTGAGGTAAGATTAGCaacctcttggagttgctctaaggtaCCTAAAATTTTTGAATCGTGTGAGAAGGCTTGCCACGCCAACTCCAAAGTCATGTCGTTCGAACGTATTGGAAACATTGACGGTCAGAGACGTGACCTGAGGAAGGTATGGTACATTACTTGTTATCATGTCCATGTCCTCCTCCCATTCCTtatcaaaataaaaagaaaaaagcaatGGGGAAACatataaaataaacaatatATTGTACATAAAAGATTAACAAAAGTTTATGCAAATCCAGCACGTAAGCAAATGTAATAAGTCTAAGAAAGAAAACATTATACTAGAGATTAAGTACACATATTTGGAGAAAGGACTATTGCATATCAGATATCACGGGAAGAATATGCTCGTAAAATTGCCAATTCCGTGAAAATAATTAACATAAGTTAAAATCATCTGATATAAATGCACAATAAAATCTAAATAAACAGTGTATCTATATTTTTTAACTCACAAATGATATTAAATTTAATATTGATTGAAAGTTGCAGATAATGTAGGACCCGCCATTCCGCGGAATACATTTTTTTATTGGATATATAAACTTACCTCTTCACCTTCAAGGTTCACGTCAAGGCATATGACTGAGCTACAGTGCTTGAGGAGTACATTAGTACTGTTCTCATCAGTCTCACTAGAATTATAGGGACGATGTGCCatcagaaggagcttgaggctTCGCACGTGCGTCAAGTCACCATCAACCTTGATTTATTGGCGCTTGATTTAGTTTTATTGACGTTTTACTATTCAGGACTCCCGTCACATAATCGTCCAGATAATCTAAAATGTACAGACCAACAAACGCAAATTTTTTAATTGAAATTATGTTAGACATTTCTATGTACTACTCGTTAAGTTTAGACTTTAGACTTTGAATTGTACTAGTTATATGAGGTAGAGACGTAGAGTTGGTGTTGGATTCATGTAACAAACAAACTTCATAGTAGAATGCTAGCTACAAGGTCAATGATTTAATAAACGATTTCCCCATTAAAAATAACCCTGCAGAACAATAAAATTAGGTATAAATCAATTTCTATCCTAGTAATAGGTTCATAAGAAGAAAAGTACCAGACGTCATGTCCATGTTCTTCTACAGACCAAATGGGTCACTCCTTCAGATCCAATGAAATGAGAATCGTCAGATGTGGCTGTTTTGTTCAGATAGCTTCCAAAATCTCAGCAGCTTTACTGTCTTTAGGTAGTTATTTTTTTTGATGCATTCTTGCAGACCGGAAGGAGTCTGAACTGGCCATTTAGTTTGAGTACTAACAAATTGCTGAAAGCATTCTGTAGTAGCTACCATCTCCATACGCCTTACTCCTCATGAACCAAATATTACAGTCCATGCGTGCTCAAAATCACAGTTTCATTGTTTGTGTGTTGGAGCTCTATTGGGAACTTTTAGCAACTCACCAAATGTATGGAAAATTTATTGATAAACTTTCAGCAATTGAAGTCACCTTCCGCCTTCACGGTGCATCAGGAGTCAGGGCTAGCTCGTAGTCGCGGCTGCTGGTTGCGTGTGTGACACAGTCGCAGGTTCACGGCACCATCGTCCGTCCGGGCTGGCCACGGACCTATGGCAGACTAAGTTTTCATATGTACGTCAGTAAGCGGTTTCCGGTTGGGGATGTGCCCGAGttctttcatcttcttcagtgtcagCAAGGCCATTGTTATGTCCCCCAGACCTCTCTGACCCCAGTTGCTATTGTCGGTTCCCGTCAGAGTTTTTTTCGAGTGAAAGGTTCCCGTCAGAGTTATCATGTTGTTCCGTTCAGTTTCAGGTTTCGTTTCGAGTTTGTTCCTCCACATATCAACCGAGTTGTAAGTTCATTACGTAGGCTACCAATTTTGCTCTGCGTGTATCAACCGAagcttagggcctgtttggctccagggtgttaaagtttaacacccatcacatcggatgtttggatgctaattagaagtattaaacataggttaattacaaaactaattgcacagatggagtgcaatttgcgagacgaatctattaagtctaattagtccatgatttgacaatgtggtgcaaCAGTAACTATTtcctaatgatggattaattaggcttaatagattcgtctcgcgaattagcacagggttctgcaattagttttataattagctcatatttagttctcctaattagcatccgaatatccgatgtgacattgttaaagtttagcacctcgtatccaaacactcccttagatgaggaagaaagagagacaTGAACAAAGTAGAGTTTCATGACAAACTCGTTTGCTCTTGCTCTGCTGTTTAACCGGAAGGGGAATCCAAAAGAACTGCAAAATCTACCGAGCTATGCATATGCTATGCATGAAACAACCTGAAACTAGAACTACATCAACTAATCAAGTTCAGATCAGACATCGTCTTCGTAGTCTCAGGCTTCAACCAGGCGCGGCCGGCACCGGCGGTCGATGACGCCCTCGTTGGCGAGCTTGCAGGCGTCGATCCACTCGCAGTAGACGTCGACGGCCGCCGTGAGCACGTGGGCGCTGGTGAAGTAGCTCTCGCTGCAGATGCGCAGGGGCAGATCTAGGTCCCGGGCTGCCCGGGACGAGCCCATATagtccctttaacatatgtggtatttagcctaacaaaaggaGGTTTATGAGGCAAGATTAGACTGTTTTGGATGTGATTTAGCAACTTAGCCCGGGGTGCAGTCCCGttttggatccgcccctgcagaTGCGGCACGATGCCTTGGCGATCCTGTCCTTGAGGTCAATGTGGCACCCGACGGCGTCGGGGTAGCCACGGAACGGGCAGGTGAACAGCGTGTCCAGCTTCAGCAGCTTCCTGGGCGCTGCCATCGACTTGGAGGTCTTCAACTTCCTCTTCCCCATGGCGACGATGGGAGTTTGCGGCCGCGAGAGGGACTCGTCGAAACTCCGTCGGGGCAGAGGAGGGAAGGAATGTGGATCCAACGAGCAACGTTGTTTTCTGCTGCAGAGAAGCCCCGGGTGCGGTGGTGGCTATATGGATGGAGTGGCACGGTAGCATCGGACTCGACGTGCGTGTGTTCCACGCTTCAAAAATAAAGTGCCAGTGTCTAGGTTCCAGAGTCTGTAGTTCTGATCCTGGTTCTGTGGTTGCCGATGGGGCCCACGTGCTGACATGCCACTGGGCAGCCGTTATCCTATTCAGTTTTCACCCACCGACCTGGTGGCTGGTACCGTTGTGTGCGGCGGGTTGGCCCCTTGCCGGCGCGCCGAGCAGCCGAGCACCACCGCGGAGATGGGTGGCCGTCTCCGCGTGTAGGAAGGACTTGGGCGAGGCCATAACTGGTGGCCATCTCCAGGGCGGGCCTTGATGACCTTATGCGCCAGCCCAACAGAGAATGGGCTCTCCGGGACACACCAATCTATTCAAATTTCAAACGGCGCAAGTTGGCAAGTTGCCATTGTGAAAAAAACAGTATAACAATTAGTAAAGATCAATGAAAGGACAAGTAACAAGTAACAACCAGTAAAGATATGCATAATCTAAAATGACCAAATGAAAATATACCTCAAACTTAAGTTTATTAACCATTGCAGTAGACAATGCCTCCACTTCAAGGTCACTCACAATTGATCCAACATTTTTAGAATCTGAATACGAAAAGAAAGATACGAAATCAGTCCATTTTTCAAGTGCAAATATAAGTTTGTAACTGAAAAGTATGTACAGAACTACAGATCATCACCTTTTCTTGCTGCAGCTACCCAATCTTTAGTGCAAATCAATGCCTCTACAATCTCAGGGTCAAGGCGATTACGGTAGGGATCAACAACACGACCAGCAGCACTAAAAGCAGACTCGGATGCAACAGTCAATACTTGTATGGCCATCACATCACGAACAATCTGTGTAAGGATAGGATAGTCTTCCCTCTTGTTCTTCCACCAAGCTAAGATGTCAAACTCACCAGCAATTTTCTGAAGAGGTTCGGCCATGTACTTCTCCAACTCATTTGACCCAACCATACTAGCTTCACTTGCAGAATATAAGAAGTCTTCAAGGTCTTGATCTACACCGCCCATTAATATATCTGTTGCATTACTGGGTCCAGCTCTGCTACTTTTCTTATTTGATGTTGCATTAGCCGAACTAGCATAAAACTGATACAACTTCTTTATCACACTAACAAACTCATCAAGTTTAACTTGATACTCATCACCATAGAACTTCCTCATGTAGTATTCAATAAGCTTTTTCCTGTATCTAGGATCAAGAAAACAAGCTACAGCAAGAGCAATGTTGGACTGATGCCAATATTTCTCAAACTTTTCATTCATTGCAATTGCCATTGCACTAATTGTAGCATCATCACTAAAGCACCATTCATCAAGCATGAGTTTTATATCACAGAAACCTTTGTAAAACAAGTTTGCAGTAGGATATGAAGTACCGGATAGAATTTCAGTGAGGTCATAAAATTTCTTCAAGCATTGATAAAGTGTAAATGCCTTACCCCATTCAGCAGTTGATGGAGACATTTTGTCATACCTACGACGATTTGCAGACTTCAGCCTCACAAAAGCATCCTTGTAGTACAAAGCATCTCTCAGCATGAGATAGGTAGAATTCCACCTAGTCAACACATCCATTAAGATTCAGTGGCACACTTCAAAAGCATTTTCCATTGTAATGGAGATCCTTTCACAGCTAACACAAGTGATTTGATTTTGGTAATTGTTGCTAAAATTGCTTTCAACCCATCTCTAGCAACCAAATTGAGGATATGACATGCACATCTAACATGAAAAAAGATCCCATCACAAACTAGAGAGCCATTACCATTATCTTTCAGATCTGAAATTATATCATGAACAACCACTTCATTGGAACTAGCATTCTCTAAAGTTAAGGAAAACAATCTCTTCTCAATGCTAAAGTTAAGGCACACAATCTCTTCTCAATGTACCAATTAACCATAACTTCAGTAAATGTTTCTGACAGCTTTGCACCAGTATGCCTTCCTTTCACATTGAAAAAACCAATAATTCTCTTCTGCATACGCCACTCATCATCTACCCAGTGAATTGTGACACACATGTATCCTTTGTTTTGGCATGAGGTCCACATATCCATGGTTGCACTAAAGCGGCACTGCATAGTTTTCAAGTACGCATACAATACTTCCTTCTCTTCCAAATATTTATCCATTATTTCTTTCCTAACAGTGATACGTGACTTAATCGGAAAATTAGGATGGAGAGACTTTATGAAATCAACAAAATACTCATGCTCAACTATGTTGAAAGGATATTCATGCATGGTTATTGCCAAATTTAATTTCTGCAAACTAACTTCTTGGTCATATTTGTAGGGCTGAACATGAGTAATTTCAGTGCCAGGGTCCTTACCAACTTCGAGCTGTTGTTGTCCTCTTACAATATTGTGTTGCGACTTCAAATGGTTCTTAAACCCAGTTGTCCCATGGTTTCCTTCAGCTCTGTACCTTTGCTTGCACTTTGGGAAGTTACAGTATCCCCACAACTGCTCATACTTCTGTCCATTCACCTCTACAACCTCAAGTTTCTTTGTAAAGTACTTCCAAACTGCTGATGTgcacctcttcctcctcttgccAGTCAGTTGATCTTGCTCTTGGTCTtcgtcatcctcttcatcttcctctaGGTCATCTGGAATTGTAATTGGAGTTGCAGCTTCATCACCCTGTATCTGGACACCTGGATTTGTAATTGGAGTTGCAGCTTCATCACCATGTATCTGGACATCTGGATTTGTAATTGGAGTGGTAGCTTCACTTGGTGTTGAAGAACCCCTTGCAGATGGTGGTGCTGGAGTTCGACAAGAACTAGGAGTAGCACTAGGTTCTTGAGATGCAAGCCTTTTACTTCTAGATCCTgataagaaaaaaggaaaacattgtTAAATCATCAACCTGCATGGCTGCATCTAAATGTACAACACTAAGAATCTACAAGCTACTCATTTGCTAACTACGAATTTCTCAGTACCTGGACAAGGAAGAAGCGGTGGCGTGTCTAACAGTGGCTCAATAAGCCTGCGCACACTCTTGATCTTGGTCCTGCAACCTCTCGATCCAGAAGGAGTTTCTCCGGTGGGCGCCATTGTTTTCGAGGGAGCCGGCCAACCGAGGGCGGGGTCTCGCGCTGTCGAGTGGGGGAGCTGGCCGGCCAGGACAGGCGGAGACGACCAGGGGCAGGGGCGGTGTCGCGCGGCGCACCGTCGAGGGGGGGAGCCGACCGACCAGGCTAGGCAGAGGCGGGCAGGGCGGGGTCGCATCTCGCGCGGCGCACTATCGAGGGGCGTAGGCGGCCCGCTAGGCCAAGCGACGGCGGGCAGGGGCGGGAGCAGCCAGGTGGTGTCGCGCGACGCGCCGTCGAGAGGGGGAGGCAGCCGGCCAGGCCAGGCGGactggcggaggcgggggcggctgGGCGGCCGAGCGCCCAGGCGGGGTCGCGCGCCGTCGAGATGGGGAGGCGGCCAGCAAGTACAGGCAGAGGGCAGCCGCTGCGCTGGGTCTGGGTGTAAACCCTATCTTTGTTGGGCACTTGGGCTGGGCCGCTGGTTACTTGAGACTCGAGTTGCTGGCCTGCTGGGCCTGGGCTTGCTTTGCTTAGGCTACTGGCTTGATGCACTTCTGCTGTTCCGCTTCCGCAAGTGCAAAATTCGGAATTTATACGGTATATCCCGACATGAAAACGGGATATGCGAAAATGATCGGGATAGGGTCCAAACCGATTTCATCCCGATTTCGAATTTCGTGTCCCGTTTTCCATACCAATTCCGTTTCTTTCCGAAAATACGAATACGATCAGGTTAAATGTAGAAATCGGAGCAGAACGGAACGGGATATATCCCGACCATTTTCAACCATAAGTACATGGAAGGACTCGAGAAAGGATAGGAAGTACGGAACAGGCCCTGATACGAGAAGCAGGCCGGCCACATAAGTCCTGGACACTGGGCAGTTGAGGCCGATGCAATCCAGATCGAGGACCTTGTCAACAGTCACGAACCCTAGCCGCCAGCCAAGCCTGTTCGTCGTAGGAGCCAGGGGCACCCGCCAATCTCGCGCATGGATTCCCAGGCGGAGGACGCTCGCGACGGGTCCCCatccgccggcgacgacggcgtcgacCTGATCAGCGGCCTCCACGACGACGTGCTCCTCCGTATCCTTGGCCTGGCCGACGCGAGGGACGCGGCGCGCACGGCCGCGCTCTCGCGGCGGTGGCTCCGCCTCTGGCCGCGCGTCCCCGTGCTCCGCTTCGCCTCCCGGCCGGTGCCCagggcagccggcggcgacgaaTGGCGCGCCGCCTTGGACGAGTTCGTCCCCTTCGTCAACGGCGTCCTCTCCCAGCGTTCTGCCCAATCCGGCCGCGCCATCATCGAGAGCCTGTCGATCTCGTATATCAGGGAATCTGAGTCTGAGCACACGGAAACGGAACAACCAATGCCGGCGTTCGTCGGTGCCTTCCCCGACCACGACCTGGAACAACTGATGCTTGTATCCGTCGGTGCCGCACAAGGCTGGATCCGGCACGCATTCCAGCACGGGGTGAAGTCTTTGATCTTGGACATGCCTCTGCCGGCGCGTATGACGCTTCTCGTAGgaagtgatgatgatgactacAAAGACTACTACAGCATTGAGAAAGGCGATGATGAGAACAAACCAGTGGTGCTTCTTGACGGCCTCCCTAGCCCAACAGGGCTGGAGACGATGCGTCTGGCACTAGGCGGTGCGAGACTCCGGCTCTCCTCCGCCGTGACCTTCGCATCACTCAAGGATCTCTCGCTCGAAATGATCAAGATCGCagacggtggcggcgctcgCCTCCTTGCCCGCCTCGTGTCGTCGGCGAGCTGCCCGCTCCTGCAAAAGCTGCGCATGAGCAAGCTACGGTTCCCTAAGGTCGGTGACGAGATGAGGCTAGAAGCTGGCGTGCTCTCGGAG
Above is a genomic segment from Setaria viridis chromosome 4, Setaria_viridis_v4.0, whole genome shotgun sequence containing:
- the LOC117852520 gene encoding transcription elongation factor 1 homolog, whose product is MGKRKLKTSKSMAAPRKLLKLDTLFTCPFRGYPDAVGCHIDLKDRIAKASDYMGSSRAARDLDLPLRICSESYFTSAHVLTAAVDVYCEWIDACKLANEGVIDRRCRPRLVEA
- the LOC117852521 gene encoding uncharacterized protein → MDSQAEDARDGSPSAGDDGVDLISGLHDDVLLRILGLADARDAARTAALSRRWLRLWPRVPVLRFASRPVPRAAGGDEWRAALDEFVPFVNGVLSQRSAQSGRAIIESLSISYIRESESEHTETEQPMPAFVGAFPDHDLEQLMLVSVGAAQGWIRHAFQHGVKSLILDMPLPARMTLLVGSDDDDYKDYYSIEKGDDENKPVVLLDGLPSPTGLETMRLALGGARLRLSSAVTFASLKDLSLEMIKIADGGGARLLARLVSSASCPLLQKLRMSKLRFPKVGDEMRLEAGVLSELWVEYVSVMSLELRTPSLRVLHMAECPHRVLSLSAPRLEEFASSFRLCGPPRLLQVDGGLPRVLSLKLCVWSHRGRTFQWGQHNDGFVLLLKHCSSLTCLEVTLSGPKVFEDHVDLIKDKVPHLPQITSLTVNVCKAFERHDFGVGVANLLTRFTNLRRLSLHLPFFFTLPPLQELITCVRCEGLVSGGM